One part of the Vibrio hyugaensis genome encodes these proteins:
- a CDS encoding GNAT family N-acetyltransferase, whose product MNETTNQNTQKSNYTLSQYERCMSSEMIALFTQTFSDSEGEAEGKTIGALVSDLLSATPEQELKGFVAKQDESLIAGVLFTPLRFENGEVGYLLSPMATLTECQGKGVGQALINFGLERLKQQGIELVFTYGDPNFYSRVGFQQVTEAQFKAPHTLSFPHGWLAQSLVGELTPIQGTSSCVQGLDSPAYW is encoded by the coding sequence ATGAACGAAACAACAAATCAAAATACTCAAAAATCTAACTACACACTTTCTCAATATGAGAGATGCATGAGCAGCGAGATGATCGCTTTGTTTACTCAAACCTTTTCTGATTCTGAAGGCGAAGCAGAAGGCAAAACCATTGGCGCATTAGTCAGCGATTTGTTGAGCGCGACACCCGAGCAAGAACTGAAAGGTTTTGTAGCGAAACAAGATGAAAGCTTGATTGCAGGCGTGTTGTTTACGCCGTTACGCTTTGAGAATGGTGAAGTGGGCTACCTGTTGTCCCCAATGGCAACACTAACAGAGTGCCAAGGTAAAGGCGTAGGACAAGCCCTGATCAACTTTGGCCTTGAACGCTTGAAACAACAAGGTATCGAGTTGGTGTTTACCTACGGCGATCCTAACTTCTACTCACGCGTTGGTTTCCAACAAGTGACGGAAGCGCAGTTCAAAGCGCCTCATACTTTGAGCTTTCCACATGGTTGGTTGGCACAATCACTTGTAGGTGAATTGACGCCAATCCAAGGCACGTCCTCTTGCGTGCAAGGTTTGGATAGCCCTGCTTACTGGTAA
- a CDS encoding alcohol dehydrogenase family protein produces the protein MTTLPTTMKGVLLIGHGGPEMLEYRQDIPVPKPKENEVLIRVSAAGVNNTDINTRIGWYSKGDNDSEDASWSGNALVLPRIQGADVCGEIVAVGSMVDERRIGERVLIEPCLSDVNGETINPPWYYGSECDGGFAEYTVVSAKHAYKMNTALTDVELASFPCSYSTAENMLTRSRVAKGDRVLISGASGGVGSAAIQLAKARGATVIAITSPSKNEQVLELGADEVVPRNANLVEALGNNSIDVVIDLVAGDQWSQFLEVLRPKGRYAVSGAIGGAMVELDVRTLYLKDLSFFGCTVLEPEVFGNLVHHIEQGNIKPLVAQTFPLEGINQAQAAFQEKGHVGKMVLTVK, from the coding sequence ATGACGACTCTACCAACCACAATGAAAGGCGTACTGTTGATTGGCCATGGCGGCCCAGAAATGTTGGAGTATCGCCAGGATATTCCTGTCCCGAAACCAAAGGAGAACGAAGTGCTGATTCGTGTATCCGCTGCAGGCGTGAACAATACCGATATCAATACGCGTATCGGCTGGTATTCAAAAGGTGACAACGACAGCGAGGATGCAAGTTGGAGCGGCAATGCACTGGTTCTCCCACGTATTCAAGGCGCTGACGTCTGTGGCGAGATCGTTGCCGTTGGCAGTATGGTAGATGAACGCCGTATAGGTGAACGCGTGTTGATTGAACCTTGCTTGAGCGATGTGAACGGTGAAACCATTAATCCACCTTGGTACTATGGCTCAGAATGCGATGGTGGTTTCGCCGAGTACACCGTTGTTTCTGCAAAGCATGCGTACAAAATGAATACTGCCCTGACTGATGTTGAATTGGCTTCTTTCCCATGTTCGTACTCAACGGCAGAAAACATGCTGACTCGATCTCGTGTAGCCAAAGGGGATCGTGTCCTGATTTCTGGTGCATCTGGCGGGGTCGGCTCTGCGGCGATTCAACTTGCCAAAGCGCGCGGTGCCACCGTTATTGCCATTACAAGTCCAAGCAAAAATGAACAAGTGTTGGAACTGGGCGCAGATGAAGTAGTGCCACGCAACGCAAATCTTGTTGAAGCACTTGGCAATAACAGCATCGATGTGGTGATTGATTTGGTTGCTGGCGACCAATGGTCACAGTTCCTTGAAGTCTTGCGCCCGAAAGGTCGTTACGCGGTATCAGGTGCCATTGGCGGTGCGATGGTTGAGTTAGACGTGCGCACTCTGTATCTCAAAGATCTCAGCTTCTTTGGTTGTACCGTCCTTGAGCCTGAAGTGTTTGGAAACTTGGTTCATCATATTGAACAAGGCAACATCAAACCATTGGTCGCACAGACGTTCCCACTTGAAGGCATCAACCAAGCGCAAGCGGCATTCCAAGAGAAAGGACATGTAGGCAAGATGGTTCTTACCGTGAAGTAA
- a CDS encoding TetR/AcrR family transcriptional regulator, translating to MLKEQIAASLEQAFSELGFAEPSVAQLKAACGVSLRTLYKHYPSKEDMIVAALEHRHQRYLNFLLDNSPQAGLEATQHVFNKLKQWMEDYAPHGCMSMNAIAAFPEHNIINQTVKAHKEDVRQFLGKQSLREDLATQLFLVHEGVSSAWPVLGEEALNSAQQTVLRLLKED from the coding sequence ATGTTGAAAGAACAGATCGCCGCCAGTCTAGAACAAGCTTTTAGCGAGCTTGGGTTTGCAGAGCCGAGTGTTGCACAGCTCAAGGCTGCCTGTGGCGTTAGCCTGCGCACCTTGTACAAACATTACCCATCCAAGGAAGACATGATCGTGGCCGCTCTGGAGCACCGCCATCAACGCTATCTAAACTTCCTTCTGGATAATTCACCACAAGCCGGGCTAGAGGCCACTCAACACGTATTCAACAAGCTCAAACAATGGATGGAAGACTACGCACCACATGGCTGTATGTCGATGAACGCCATTGCCGCTTTTCCAGAACACAACATCATCAACCAAACCGTCAAAGCACACAAAGAAGACGTTCGACAATTTTTGGGTAAACAGAGCCTTCGCGAAGATCTTGCTACGCAACTGTTTTTAGTTCATGAAGGCGTCTCTAGTGCTTGGCCTGTGTTAGGAGAAGAGGCTCTAAACTCGGCACAACAAACTGTTTTAAGATTGCTAAAGGAAGACTGA
- the blaCARB gene encoding CARB/PSE/RTG family carbenicillin-hydrolyzing class A beta-lactamase, with product MKKLFLLLGLLACSSATYAAKLNEDLTAIEEHISGRIGVSVWDTQTEEHWDYRGDERFPMMSTFKTLACATMLKDMDNEKLDKNATAKVEERNMVVWSPVMDRMVGQSTRIEHACEAAMLMSDNTAANIVLRSIGGPRGVTMFLRNIGDKATRLDRFEPRLNEAKPGDKQDTTTPNAMVNTLQTLLEGDALSYESRIQLKIWMQDNKVSDSLMRSVLPKGWSIADRAGTGGFGSRGITAMIWKENHKPVYISIYITETDLSLQARDQVIAQISQLVLDEYNNI from the coding sequence ATGAAAAAGCTATTTCTGCTACTCGGATTGTTAGCCTGTTCGAGCGCAACGTACGCCGCCAAACTCAATGAAGACCTCACTGCGATTGAAGAGCATATTTCGGGTCGAATCGGTGTATCCGTTTGGGATACACAAACCGAAGAGCATTGGGACTATCGCGGTGATGAACGCTTTCCCATGATGAGCACCTTCAAAACCCTTGCGTGTGCGACCATGCTAAAAGACATGGACAATGAAAAGCTTGATAAGAACGCGACCGCTAAAGTAGAAGAGCGTAACATGGTGGTGTGGTCACCAGTCATGGATCGCATGGTCGGCCAATCCACTCGTATTGAGCATGCATGTGAAGCTGCGATGTTAATGAGCGACAACACAGCTGCGAACATTGTTTTACGCAGCATTGGTGGGCCACGTGGCGTAACCATGTTCTTACGCAACATTGGTGACAAAGCAACACGTCTAGATCGCTTTGAACCAAGATTGAATGAAGCCAAACCAGGTGATAAACAAGACACCACAACGCCTAACGCCATGGTAAACACCCTACAGACATTGTTAGAAGGGGATGCGTTGTCGTACGAATCTCGAATTCAATTAAAGATCTGGATGCAAGACAACAAAGTCTCTGATTCCTTGATGCGTTCCGTATTACCTAAGGGCTGGTCTATCGCAGATCGCGCCGGTACAGGTGGTTTTGGCTCACGCGGCATTACTGCAATGATCTGGAAGGAAAACCACAAACCGGTTTACATCAGTATTTACATCACTGAAACCGACTTATCGTTGCAGGCACGCGACCAAGTCATCGCTCAAATTAGCCAATTGGTGTTGGACGAATACAATAATATATAA